CGTGAGAAGTTGAATATTGTGTGTGCCCTGGACgccatggtaagaaaactgatatccttgatctgttttgacatttttcgatCAAAGTGATATCGGAATGCTTTAATTGGTGTGCCGGACGATAAGGGTAAGCTAAGAGAAgacatatttattattttaaagaggtGTACATTatattgctttgtttattaattttttcctgggTGCAGTGATAGTAAAAGTaagttccatttttattttgtcgatCAAACGTAGATTACATGTCTGGATCGGAAACAGTTAAAGGGTTTTTTTCGCGTTCCAAAATAGTTTTTGCCagagtaatatttttttctgagttggTTTTGCGCGCATACATACTTATCTTCCCTGTGCTCTTTCCCATTCCGTAGTCATCACGTATTAAGGAAGGCTAGTGCGGACACCGTAATGCACGTAGTGTACGTAATTGTCCAACTCTAGGTCGAGTTTTACCGTTCGATCTGTTACAGTCGCAACTTCAACAAGCCATTTtacgcaacgctacactgtttgtatgtacgctgtgctattcgacattacgctgagccatttcacacaacgctacactgtttttatgtacgctgtaccattcgacattacgctgagccatttcccgcagcgctacaccatatgtgtgtacgctgtaccattctaaattacgctgagccatttgacgcaacgctacaccgtttgtgcgtacgctgtgctactcgacgttaCCTTCAGTCGTttaacgcaacgctacaccgtttgagtactgtaatgcaaatgagtgctaagctatttgtaattgagctagtccatttcacaatctcatgttccaactcaacatgggctactagaccgtttctcatttggctaaactattcatgtttagggtgttctgtttcacgaaggaaaactagactgtctataatttggccatgccattcctttattagctatgctttcctgcagctgatccttacaccatctttgtatttgctgatctatttgacatccttgtatttttggtggtgacggccgcccatataCACAACTGTTACAATGTCATCACACAAGTAGAGGTGTTTAATTGGTAGCACATTTTTTGAGATTCTAAATTGCTTTAAGCGACCAATGGCTTGTTCTACATAAATTCCAACATTAGCAATTTGTGATGTATTTCTTACTTCGTGCGCAACGCTTCCtgtaacattcttcgcatctgcttcaacggcagcgaaatgacaacttgcttAATAAACgatcaaataaatgagaaaaaaagaaagatgtcaaTTTTGAGCGAAGACACGCTTCTTGAAAGTGggaagttatttaagaaaaaattccaaaGCCGAAGTTTGGACACATGTGCTGCGAGCAcgactcaatgtccgaactttcagggtttgtttacatcaaaaataACGTGATACTACACGTGAAATCTAAAGCCCAAAATGTGAGTTTTCCGTTGTTAGACGAGCGAAAGGGCCGCAGGTATCGGGGACTTTGACCTCTTTTGCACGTCATCCAAGAACAGCGGGGGAGTGGGTCAAGAATCGCTAGTCCGGCAAGATAGCGGCTTTTGGCTATGAAAAGAAGGTAAGAGTCGTTTTATCTTAATCACCTTATATCTTTGGTTGAGTATGCCATCCGTCCTTAAGGTCCTTGAATAACGCTAAGAACACATAAATATAATTGATTCTTTTGTGAACAAAAATCTTTTGTCCCAGTTTTTTCTCGTTATTTATTCTGAGAATCACTCGACCGATCAAGCATGTCCTCAGGTGTTTATATTCTCTTCTTAtgcatatttaaaaaaaacagtttttacaTGGATAGGTCTGAATTAAAGTCTTGTATTGCTCGTGATAGTGCTACAAAACTGTTAACCCTCTTCTAGTAGCATGTAGAATTTAATATTTCTCTTAAATGTTTACAGTAGACTATACCATTTGAAAAGCATTGTATGCGATGACGTGTGTTACTTGACAAATAAAGTTTAAAGCGTGAAAAGATAGAGGGGCCGCAGCCAGGATAAAAcatcttatgaaatttaaaaaatgacctctggctaaaacttttaaaaatacgagctttcggctgtttgcgctacagccttcaacgggtaaaatgataaaaaggtaaaaaatatactaggtgtgaagtacaaagtaaaaattaaaaatgctgataactaagaatgtttgttaaaaagaatgttgtattgtccgggcaaaggacaggaattgttgtccgcattgggagttaacttggaatgccacgcttctagtatttttcttgttctgaaaccgcctttgtcaataatagatgcattatcaaagtctattgcgtgactattgGCCCAGACGTGATTGGCAATTCTTGAGCCTTTTGCCGCGGTTTTCACATTTCtgaggtgttctttctttcttgtgttgaaACACTTGGTGAGACTGGCAGGGCCttcaacacaagaaagaaagaacacaataACACAATAAGAACACAGAATCCTATGTCCCGGGGGTATGCGGGGGTTTACATTGACTGGTGCATTACAAAGAATGGGTGGGGCTTAGCAGGCTGGCCTTCAAAGTGCTTGCCTACTCGTCCAAGATGGCCGCCAAAACCGTCACTTCAACCATGGCCTGTGATATTAAGAGTTTTATCGACTACCAAAGATATCCAATTGCTGAGTTTGAGAGCCACATTCTCCGGGAAATTATAAGCAGTGCTAAAAGCGAACTAAAGGGAAACGGCATCGCCTTTTTGCCGGGCTTTCTGCTTCCTTGGGCTATTCGCCAAACAATCCTAGAAGCAGAAGAAGCCTTACCAGATGCATTTTGTAAAACAATCGATCACACTGTCTATCTTGAGGAATGTCAAGATCCTCTCCTCGAGAATGATCACGCGAGGAACATTTTGTGTCGATCTTCAAAATGTTGCGTTACCCGCGACCAAATCAAGACAAACTCGCCGCTAATTCAGCTTTATATGTCACCGGAGATGACAGAGTTCGTTAGAGTTCTTCTTGACAGGGACGTGCTCTACCGAACGGCTGATCCCCTTGGAGACTTAAATGTGCACGTCTACAGAGAAAATGATCAGTTGGATTGGCATTTTGACCGTGGGCAGTTCGCTGTGACATCCCTCCTTC
This is a stretch of genomic DNA from Pocillopora verrucosa isolate sample1 chromosome 12, ASM3666991v2, whole genome shotgun sequence. It encodes these proteins:
- the LOC131783280 gene encoding uncharacterized protein — protein: MACDIKSFIDYQRYPIAEFESHILREIISSAKSELKGNGIAFLPGFLLPWAIRQTILEAEEALPDAFCKTIDHTVYLEECQDPLLENDHARNILCRSSKCCVTRDQIKTNSPLIQLYMSPEMTEFVRVLLDRDVLYRTADPLGDLNVHVYRENDQLDWHFDRGQFAVTSLLQAPEGGGRFQYIPLTRSDGNENYDLVKQVLLASKAGQDLSALGVKEADLQPGTLVIICGHNSMHRVTPIEGKKSRITAVLSYEKKPNIHLNEYTRMKFCGRLK